Part of the Rhodococcus sp. OK302 genome is shown below.
ACTGCTGCCGGCAGACGAGCTCGATCAGATTCGTCAGCACGACGCGATCCTGTTGGGCGCCATCGGCGATCCGCGGATCGTCGCGCCGGGCATCCTCGAGCGTGGACTGCTGCTCAACATGCGTTTCCAGCTCGATCATCACGTGAATCTCCGTCCGGCACAGCAGTACCCGGGATCCACGTCGCCGCTCGCTGCGCAGCCGGAGATCAACTTCGTCGTGGTTCGTGAAGGCACCGAAGGCCCGTACACCGGCAACGGTGGAGCGATCCGCGTCGGCACCGATCACGAAATCGCCACCGAGGTCTCGATCAACACGTGGTTCGGCGCCGAACGCGTCGTGCGTTACGCATTTGCGTTGGCGCAGACTCGGTCCAAGCACCTCACGCTGATCCACAAGACCAACGTGCTCTCCAACGCCGGAGCTATCTGGACCCGTGCAATGGAGACCGTCGGCGCGGAGTACCCGGATGTCGAGACCGCGTACTGCCACATCGACGCCGCCACCATCTACATGGTCACCGACCCGTCGCGCTTCGACGTCATCGTCACGGACAACCTGTTCGGTGACATCATCACCGACCTCGCCGGCGCTGTGACCGGTGGAATCGGTTTGGCCGCAAGCGGAAACATCGACGCGTCGGGCACCAATCCGTCGATGTTCGAGCCTGTGCACGGCAGTGCTCCGGACATCGCCGGCAAGGGAATTGCAGATCCGACGGCAGCGATCCTGTCGGCTGCACTCCTTCTGCGTCATCTAGGCCGCGAGGCCGACGCTGCTCGGGTCGAGGCTGTTGTTGCCGCTGACCTGGCTTCGCGCGGGGACGGTCCCATCTCCACGACGGAGATCGGCGACCGGATCACCGCAGCACTGTAGAGATTCGTTGTACGACTCTTCACGCGCGCAGGCCTTACGGCTTGTGCGCGTGAAGTCGTTTGCGCGGTCCCGATAGACTTGCACCCATGCGTCTTGGTCGAATTGCCAGTCCCGATGGTGTTGCGTTTGTCAGTATCGAAGGTGACGAGGATGCCCTCGTTGCCAAGGAAATTGCCGAGCACCCCTTCGGGAATCCCACCTTTACAGGCCGTAGTTGGCCACTAGCCGATGTGCGTCTTCTCGCGCCGATCCTTGCCAGCAAGGTGATCTGTATCGGCAAGAATTATGCGGATCATGTTGCCGAGATGGGCGGCGAGGCACCGGCCGATCCGGTGATCTTCCTCAAGCCGAATACCTCCATCGTGGGTCCGGGTGCGCCAATTGTATTGCCGCCCAGCTCAACCGAAGTGCATTACGAGGGTGAGCTCGCCATCGTCATCGGTCAGCCGTGCAAGGATGTTCCGGCTGCCAAGGCATTGAGCGTCGTCCTCGGTTACACCGTTGCCAATGACGTGTCGGCGCGCGATCACCAGCGTCATGACGGTCAGTGGACCCGAGCGAAGGGGCATGACACGTTCTGCCCGCTCGGTCCGTGGATCGAGACGGCGCTCGATCCGTCGGACCTCGATATCAAGACCGAGGTGAACGGTCAGGTGAAGCAGGACAGCAGCACTGCATTTTTGCTGCACGACATTCCCAAGATCATCGAATGGGTGTCTGCAGTGATGACACTGCTGCCGGGTGATGTCATTCTCACCGGTACTCCGGCAGGCGTCGGTCCGATCGTCGACGGTGACTCCGTCTCGGTGACCGTCTCCGGTATCGGCACGTTGACCAACCCGGTTATCGCCAAGCGCTGACGGCGCACGTTCAGAACGCTCGACCGGGGGATTCC
Proteins encoded:
- a CDS encoding 3-isopropylmalate dehydrogenase, yielding MKLAVIPGDGIGVEVTAEALKVLGKLVPDLETTEYDLGAQRYNATGELLPADELDQIRQHDAILLGAIGDPRIVAPGILERGLLLNMRFQLDHHVNLRPAQQYPGSTSPLAAQPEINFVVVREGTEGPYTGNGGAIRVGTDHEIATEVSINTWFGAERVVRYAFALAQTRSKHLTLIHKTNVLSNAGAIWTRAMETVGAEYPDVETAYCHIDAATIYMVTDPSRFDVIVTDNLFGDIITDLAGAVTGGIGLAASGNIDASGTNPSMFEPVHGSAPDIAGKGIADPTAAILSAALLLRHLGREADAARVEAVVAADLASRGDGPISTTEIGDRITAAL
- a CDS encoding fumarylacetoacetate hydrolase family protein translates to MRLGRIASPDGVAFVSIEGDEDALVAKEIAEHPFGNPTFTGRSWPLADVRLLAPILASKVICIGKNYADHVAEMGGEAPADPVIFLKPNTSIVGPGAPIVLPPSSTEVHYEGELAIVIGQPCKDVPAAKALSVVLGYTVANDVSARDHQRHDGQWTRAKGHDTFCPLGPWIETALDPSDLDIKTEVNGQVKQDSSTAFLLHDIPKIIEWVSAVMTLLPGDVILTGTPAGVGPIVDGDSVSVTVSGIGTLTNPVIAKR